AAACGTTGCGGACCCAATGGCGGGAGGTCCTGCTCGCGGCCGGCCTGTTCCTGGCCACGAGCGGCGGTTTCTACGTCTACGTGACGTTCATGGTCTCCTATGGCTCGACGAATCTCGGCCTGTCCAAGGAGCTGATGCTCAACGGCGTGCTGATATTCGCCATCACCGAGTTGCTGATCATCGTCCCGGTCTGTGCGTTCTCCGATCGAATCGGGCGACGGCCGGTCTTCATGGCGGCCGCGATCTTCACGATGCTGTTCGCGTTTCCGCTGTTTTGGCTGGTGAACACGAAGATGACGTCGTTGATCTTTCTGGGCATGGCTGTCGGCGGAATAGCCAACGGCGTCCTGTTCGGGATCATGGGATCTTTCGGCCCCGAACTTTTCAAGACCAGCGTTCGCTACACCGGCGCCTCCCTTGGCTATCAGATGTCAGCTGCGCTCGGTGGAGGACTGACCCCGCTGATTGCGACCGCGCTGGTCAAATGGGCGGATGGCCATTACTGGCCGGCTCCCGCATGGCTCGCAACTCTCGCTCTGGTGAGCCTCATCGCGGCGGTTGCCGCCCCCGAAACACGATCGCGCTCGCTGTCCGACGAGATCGGTTGAGCATCGAAGGGGAGTGCGCCCGGAACCGGCCGGGCGCATTTCCGATTCGCTGAGCCAGGACGCAAGCCAGCCCTTTTGCTGCAGATGGGCAATTACCGGCACTTCGGCGACAGCGTCGGCACGTTCGGCCAAGGCCAGTTCTTCCAGCTTCCGTCCGCTTCCACGCAGACCGACGGTCCGGGGCTGTTCGTTGGCGCAGGGGTGCTCGCCGTCTTTGATGCCGCAAAGCGATGGTCGACATAGGTCGTCGACACATAGCCGGCGACGATGACGCCCAGCATCACCGAGGACCCCTTGGCCAGCTCGCTCAGCTTCATCGATCGTCTCCATACGCTTGCCATCGCTGAGACAACGAATAACCGGCGCCGCGGGATCCCCTAAGTGACCGGCGTCACGCCCGCCAGATCACGCTTTCCAGACCATCTTCAGCACAGGCCGGCCCGAGGTCGGATTCACGTCGTCGCCGGCGTGCGTAAAGCCGTTGCGCTCGTAGAAGCGGATGGCGCGGGCATTGTCCTTGTTGACGAGCAGCGTGATGCCCGACGGCGACAGCCGCTTGGCCTCGTCCACCAGGAGCCGCGCCGCATCCGAGCCCCAGTGATCCGGATCGACTACGAGCTGGTCGAGATAGCCCTCGCCGTCGATGGTGACGAAGCCGGTCAGCGCGCCGTCCTGTTCGGCGACGACGATTTGGGCGTTCGGCACCAGATCCTTGCGCCAGCGCTCGCGCCACCATGCGAGCCGCGCAGCGAAATCGATCTGCGGATAGGCCTGCTGCCAGGTGCGATGCCAGAGATCGATCGAGGCTGCCTCGTCCTCGGGCCGGTAGGGGCGGAGGTGGAGCGCGCTCACTACCGCTCCGTCAGCTTCAGCTCGATGCGACGGTTGCGCTTGTAGGCCTCCTCGGTGTTGCCGGTGTCGAGCGGCTGGAATTCGCCGAAGCCGGCAGCAACGAGGCGCTGGGCCGGCACGCCGAGCGAGATCAGGTACTGCACCACCGAGATGGCGCGGGCCGCGGAGAGGTCCCAGTTCGACTTGAAGTTCACCCCGGTGACCGGGCGCAAATCGGTGTGACCGTCGACGCGCAGCACCCAGGGAATCTCGCTCGGGATCTTCTTGTCGAGATCGATCAGCGCGGTCGCCAACGTCTCGAGCTC
The genomic region above belongs to Bradyrhizobium arachidis and contains:
- a CDS encoding GNAT family N-acetyltransferase, which translates into the protein MSALHLRPYRPEDEAASIDLWHRTWQQAYPQIDFAARLAWWRERWRKDLVPNAQIVVAEQDGALTGFVTIDGEGYLDQLVVDPDHWGSDAARLLVDEAKRLSPSGITLLVNKDNARAIRFYERNGFTHAGDDVNPTSGRPVLKMVWKA